A region from the Sutcliffiella horikoshii genome encodes:
- a CDS encoding S8 family serine peptidase, protein MKQKLVAAFMPLLVLVLVFSTFTTNGVSANTGNENLELATLQGDFDLSSSKAVKVIVELKEESIVEAKHKGKKQSKQNLKSARDKVKKEVAARTSKNKVEREYDHVFSGFSLEIPANEIPSLLATPGVKAVYPNVEYTTTEVVSEEEFSPAMVDSAPFIGSNEAWDLGFTGEGVTVAVIDTGVDYTHPDLAPNFGEYLGWDFVDNDADPQETPTGDPRGAATTHGSHVAGTVAANGQIKGVAPDATLLAYRVLGPGGSGSTENVVAAIERAVLDGADVMNLSLGNSLNAPDWATSIALDQAMAEGVVAVTSNGNAGPNNWTVGSPGTSREAISVGATQLPYNVFTATTTTSDGVSYESSAVQGFPSEEALLELNDQDFELVDVGFGAPADFAGKDLTGKVALISRGAGIAFVDKATEAKKAGAVGAVLYNNVAGDMPLIPGMAVPTIMLNQADGQALLAKVDDVTVSFDIAFSERVGETMAGFSSRGPVVDTWMIKPDVSAPGVNIVSTVPTFDPANPHGYGAKQGTSMASPHVAGAAAVILQANPEWGVYEVKSALMNTAEKLIDPVTDKEYAHNSQGAGSIRVVDALQAETLVNPGSYSFGVFDKKKGKQVEKQKFEIQNLSNKTKKYNMEFSFKNEVGKHVKVTTSKNLKVNPGKTQKVNVNVQVDASKLEPGYYEGHLVVTEGDTEIQVPTILFIGEPDYPRVTHFGFTPMGDNKFEFYSYLPGGAEELEVWVFSADMSVEIGTALTASDLGKGYNYHDWDGKLIDGTELPAGTYRVAVYAKKGNSSRAILAADPLTIQ, encoded by the coding sequence TTGAAGCAGAAATTAGTCGCAGCATTCATGCCTTTGCTAGTACTGGTACTTGTTTTCAGTACTTTTACTACAAATGGCGTTTCTGCTAACACAGGGAATGAAAACCTTGAGTTAGCAACTTTACAAGGAGATTTTGATTTATCATCCTCGAAAGCAGTTAAAGTTATTGTCGAATTAAAGGAAGAATCAATCGTTGAAGCAAAGCACAAAGGGAAAAAGCAGTCTAAGCAGAATCTGAAAAGTGCTCGTGATAAAGTAAAGAAGGAAGTGGCAGCACGTACTTCCAAAAACAAAGTAGAGCGTGAGTATGACCATGTATTCTCCGGTTTCTCCCTTGAGATTCCAGCAAACGAGATTCCTAGTCTATTAGCGACTCCTGGTGTAAAAGCGGTATATCCGAACGTGGAATACACAACTACTGAGGTTGTTTCCGAAGAGGAATTCAGCCCGGCAATGGTTGATTCCGCGCCATTCATCGGTTCTAACGAAGCTTGGGACCTTGGATTTACAGGTGAAGGTGTAACAGTAGCAGTCATTGATACTGGTGTAGATTACACACATCCTGATTTGGCACCAAACTTCGGTGAGTACTTAGGATGGGATTTTGTTGATAACGATGCAGATCCACAAGAAACGCCTACAGGTGACCCTCGTGGAGCGGCTACAACACATGGTTCCCATGTTGCTGGAACAGTGGCAGCAAATGGTCAAATTAAAGGTGTAGCTCCAGACGCTACATTACTTGCATACCGTGTTCTTGGTCCTGGCGGAAGCGGGTCCACTGAAAACGTAGTAGCAGCTATTGAGCGCGCAGTTCTTGATGGTGCTGATGTAATGAACTTATCTTTAGGAAACTCACTAAACGCTCCTGACTGGGCAACTTCCATTGCTCTTGATCAAGCGATGGCTGAAGGAGTAGTAGCAGTAACTTCAAATGGTAACGCTGGTCCAAACAACTGGACAGTTGGTTCTCCGGGAACTTCCCGTGAAGCAATTTCTGTAGGAGCTACTCAGCTTCCTTACAACGTATTTACAGCAACAACAACAACTTCTGACGGTGTATCTTATGAATCTTCTGCGGTACAAGGATTCCCATCTGAGGAAGCATTACTTGAACTGAATGATCAAGACTTTGAATTAGTAGATGTTGGATTTGGGGCACCTGCTGATTTCGCTGGAAAAGATTTAACAGGGAAAGTTGCTTTAATCAGCCGCGGAGCTGGTATCGCATTTGTTGATAAAGCAACGGAAGCTAAGAAAGCAGGAGCTGTTGGAGCGGTTCTTTATAATAACGTAGCTGGAGACATGCCATTAATTCCTGGTATGGCTGTACCGACTATTATGTTGAATCAAGCAGATGGACAGGCATTATTAGCAAAAGTAGATGATGTAACAGTAAGCTTTGATATTGCATTTTCAGAAAGAGTCGGCGAAACTATGGCAGGATTCTCTTCCCGAGGTCCAGTAGTAGACACTTGGATGATCAAGCCAGACGTTTCTGCACCTGGTGTAAACATTGTGAGTACAGTACCTACTTTTGACCCTGCTAATCCACACGGTTACGGTGCAAAACAGGGTACAAGCATGGCATCTCCGCACGTAGCAGGAGCAGCAGCGGTAATCCTACAAGCGAACCCTGAGTGGGGCGTGTACGAAGTGAAATCTGCACTTATGAACACGGCAGAAAAATTGATTGATCCGGTAACTGATAAAGAATATGCCCATAACTCTCAAGGGGCGGGAAGCATACGTGTGGTTGATGCATTACAAGCAGAAACACTTGTGAACCCTGGCAGCTACTCTTTCGGTGTATTTGATAAGAAGAAAGGCAAGCAAGTAGAAAAACAAAAATTCGAGATTCAAAACCTTTCAAACAAAACAAAAAAATACAACATGGAATTCTCTTTCAAAAATGAAGTAGGAAAACATGTGAAGGTAACGACAAGCAAGAACTTGAAAGTAAACCCTGGAAAAACACAAAAGGTAAATGTGAACGTACAAGTAGATGCTTCTAAGCTTGAGCCTGGTTACTATGAAGGCCACTTAGTGGTAACAGAAGGAGACACGGAAATCCAAGTTCCTACTATTCTATTTATAGGCGAGCCGGACTACCCTCGTGTTACTCACTTTGGATTTACTCCAATGGGAGATAACAAATTTGAATTCTACTCTTACCTTCCTGGTGGAGCGGAAGAATTGGAAGTTTGGGTATTTTCAGCAGATATGAGTGTAGAGATTGGAACTGCTTTAACTGCTTCTGACCTTGGTAAGGGGTACAACTACCATGACTGGGATGGAAAGTTAATTGATGGAACAGAACTTCCAGCAGGTACTTACCGTGTAGCAGTATACGCCAAAAAAGGAAATAGCTCACGAGCCATTCTAGCAGCTGATCCACTAACCATTCAATAA
- a CDS encoding YitT family protein, whose product MSRKNRNGYQVNPVYQRVKEYTYVVLGSAIVALAFNLFLLPNQVASGGVSGISTILKALLDWEPGIVQLCFNIPLFLAGVILLGKQFGLKTLVGTITLPLIVLWTSNVTPATQDPLLGSLFGGIGVGLGLGLVFRGRASTGGTDLAAQIIHKYTGLTLGACVAMIDGLIVISAAVVFDLELGMYALIGLFVTSKTIDFVQVGLGYSKMAIIITKKEEEVKGAILTKIDRGVTKLAAYGGYTENELPVLMCVVDQTEFTKLKQVVRTIDPSAFVVVTNASEVLGEGFKRE is encoded by the coding sequence TTGAGTCGTAAAAATAGAAATGGGTATCAAGTGAATCCCGTGTATCAACGGGTGAAAGAATATACATATGTGGTGTTGGGGTCTGCGATTGTGGCACTGGCGTTTAACCTGTTCTTACTGCCGAACCAGGTTGCTTCCGGTGGGGTAAGTGGAATCAGTACCATACTGAAAGCGCTCTTGGACTGGGAGCCAGGTATCGTGCAATTATGCTTTAACATTCCGCTCTTTTTAGCAGGGGTGATTCTACTTGGAAAGCAGTTCGGTTTAAAGACATTAGTCGGCACGATTACACTGCCTTTAATTGTGCTTTGGACGAGTAATGTTACTCCGGCAACACAGGATCCGTTGCTTGGATCATTGTTTGGAGGAATTGGTGTCGGACTTGGCCTCGGGCTGGTTTTCCGTGGTCGCGCCTCAACAGGTGGAACAGACCTTGCTGCACAAATCATCCATAAATATACGGGGCTGACGCTTGGGGCATGTGTCGCGATGATTGACGGGCTAATTGTTATCTCGGCCGCAGTAGTATTTGATTTGGAGCTTGGAATGTACGCCCTCATTGGGCTATTCGTCACCTCCAAAACCATTGACTTCGTACAAGTGGGCCTAGGGTATTCCAAGATGGCCATCATCATTACCAAGAAGGAAGAGGAAGTCAAGGGTGCCATCCTTACAAAAATCGACCGTGGAGTAACGAAGCTTGCTGCTTACGGGGGCTACACGGAAAATGAATTGCCTGTTCTGATGTGTGTGGTCGATCAGACGGAATTCACAAAATTGAAACAAGTAGTCCGGACCATTGACCCTTCTGCATTTGTGGTCGTAACTAACGCATCTGAAGTGTTAGGTGAGGGTTTTAAAAGAGAGTAA
- the cccB gene encoding cytochrome c551, which translates to MKKYFMAFVLGSSLLTLAACGGGDEEQETSGGGEFTMVENEEAQQLYQSCIGCHGNNMEGASGPNLQKVGSKYSQEEIESIINNGQGNMPAGLVPEEDATVLAEWLAQHK; encoded by the coding sequence ATGAAAAAGTATTTTATGGCTTTTGTTCTCGGATCTTCTTTATTAACGCTTGCAGCATGTGGCGGCGGTGACGAAGAGCAGGAAACATCCGGCGGTGGCGAATTCACTATGGTGGAAAATGAAGAAGCGCAGCAATTGTATCAAAGCTGTATTGGCTGTCATGGTAACAACATGGAGGGCGCAAGTGGTCCAAACCTACAAAAAGTAGGAAGCAAATACAGTCAAGAAGAAATTGAAAGCATCATCAACAACGGTCAAGGAAACATGCCGGCCGGTCTTGTGCCAGAAGAAGATGCAACGGTATTAGCTGAATGGTTGGCACAGCATAAATAA
- the secA gene encoding preprotein translocase subunit SecA, translating to MLGLLNKVFDMNKRQLKRLEKMADQIDSLSADVARLTDEQLKEKTAEFQGRYQKGEKLEDMMVEAFAIVREASKRVLGLYPYKVQLMGGVSLHEGNISEMKTGEGKTLTATMPVYLNAITGKGVHVVTVNEYLASRDATEMGQLYEFLGLTVGLNLNGLSRDEKIEAYKADITYGTNNEFGFDYLRDNMVLYKEQMVQRPLHYAVIDEVDSILIDEARTPLIISGSAQKSAALYIQANAFARTLVKDVDYTYDVKTKGVQLTEDGITKSEKAFGIENLFDVGNVTLNHHINQALKAHVTMHHDVDYVVQEGEVVIVDQFTGRLMKGRRYSDGLHQAIEAKEGLDIQNESMTLATITFQNYFRMYEKLAGMTGTAKTEEEEFRNIYNMSVIAIPTNKDIVRDDRADLIFKTIEGKFNAVADDIAERNKIGQPVLVGTVAIETSEVISKLLTKRGIKHDVLNAKNHAREADIILGAGQKGSVTIATNMAGRGTDIKLGEGVIEVGGLAVIGTERHESRRIDNQLRGRSGRQGDPGVTQFYLSMEDELMRRFGSDNMKTMMERLGMDDTQPIQSKMVSRAVESAQKRVEGNNFDARKQLLQYDDVLRQQREVIYKQRFEVLDSENLREVVERMLVSTIERQVGLYTPNEEVPEDWNLQGIIDYVDANLLEEGAVTLNDLRGKEPEEMSELIVVKVKARYDEKEQELTPEQMREFEKVIVLRAVDSKWMDHIDAMDQLRQGIHLRAYGQIDPLREYQFEGFAMFETMIASIEEDVAKYVMKAQIRNNLQREEVAKGQAVVPKESGGEPPKKKPVKKVMDVGRNDACICGSGKKYKNCCGKN from the coding sequence ATGCTTGGTTTATTAAATAAAGTGTTTGATATGAATAAGCGTCAATTGAAACGTCTGGAAAAAATGGCGGATCAGATAGATTCCCTTAGTGCTGATGTGGCAAGGCTTACGGATGAGCAGCTAAAAGAGAAAACGGCTGAATTCCAAGGGCGTTATCAAAAAGGTGAGAAGCTTGAGGACATGATGGTTGAGGCTTTTGCGATCGTTCGCGAGGCGTCTAAGCGTGTACTCGGACTTTATCCTTATAAAGTACAGCTCATGGGGGGCGTATCCTTACATGAAGGAAACATTTCCGAGATGAAAACGGGGGAAGGTAAAACGTTAACGGCAACGATGCCTGTTTACCTGAACGCGATCACTGGAAAAGGCGTCCATGTTGTAACGGTCAATGAATACTTGGCAAGCCGTGACGCAACAGAAATGGGTCAGCTTTATGAGTTCCTTGGCCTTACTGTCGGATTGAACCTGAACGGACTGTCCCGTGATGAGAAAATTGAAGCGTATAAAGCGGATATCACCTATGGTACAAACAATGAGTTCGGATTTGATTATCTGCGTGACAACATGGTGTTGTACAAAGAGCAGATGGTACAGCGTCCGCTTCATTATGCCGTCATCGATGAAGTTGACTCCATTTTAATCGATGAAGCGCGAACGCCATTGATTATTTCTGGTAGCGCCCAGAAGTCTGCAGCATTGTATATCCAAGCAAACGCATTTGCACGTACATTGGTGAAAGATGTTGATTACACATATGATGTGAAAACAAAAGGTGTGCAGTTGACAGAAGACGGAATTACGAAGTCGGAGAAAGCATTTGGCATCGAGAATCTGTTTGATGTGGGTAATGTTACGTTGAATCATCATATCAACCAGGCATTGAAAGCTCATGTAACAATGCATCATGATGTAGATTATGTCGTGCAGGAAGGCGAGGTAGTCATCGTTGACCAATTTACAGGTCGTTTGATGAAAGGCCGCCGCTATTCTGACGGACTTCACCAAGCAATCGAGGCAAAAGAAGGCTTGGATATCCAAAATGAGAGCATGACTCTTGCAACGATCACGTTCCAGAACTACTTCCGTATGTACGAAAAGCTTGCCGGGATGACTGGTACAGCGAAAACAGAGGAAGAGGAGTTCCGTAACATTTATAATATGAGCGTTATTGCCATCCCGACAAACAAAGATATCGTGCGTGATGACCGTGCAGATCTTATTTTCAAAACGATTGAAGGCAAATTCAATGCGGTGGCGGATGATATCGCAGAACGTAACAAAATTGGACAACCTGTGCTTGTTGGTACGGTCGCAATCGAGACGTCTGAGGTTATCTCTAAACTTCTTACAAAACGCGGCATTAAGCATGACGTGTTGAATGCGAAAAACCATGCTCGTGAAGCGGATATTATCCTTGGAGCTGGTCAAAAGGGTTCTGTAACGATCGCAACGAACATGGCCGGTCGTGGTACAGACATCAAGCTTGGAGAAGGCGTGATAGAGGTGGGCGGTCTTGCTGTAATCGGTACAGAGCGTCATGAGTCCCGTCGTATTGATAACCAGCTTCGTGGTCGTTCCGGACGTCAAGGAGACCCAGGTGTGACGCAATTCTATCTTTCCATGGAAGATGAACTGATGCGCCGCTTTGGCTCTGACAATATGAAAACAATGATGGAGCGTTTGGGTATGGATGATACGCAGCCAATCCAAAGTAAAATGGTTTCCCGTGCGGTGGAATCAGCGCAGAAACGTGTGGAGGGTAACAACTTTGATGCACGTAAACAGCTATTGCAATATGACGATGTTCTTCGTCAACAGCGTGAAGTCATTTACAAGCAGCGTTTTGAAGTGTTGGATTCCGAAAACTTGCGTGAAGTGGTGGAAAGAATGCTTGTTTCCACAATTGAGCGTCAAGTAGGCCTTTATACTCCAAATGAGGAAGTTCCGGAAGATTGGAACCTGCAAGGAATTATTGATTATGTAGATGCGAACCTTTTAGAGGAAGGCGCAGTTACACTTAACGACCTTCGCGGTAAAGAGCCGGAAGAAATGTCCGAGCTTATCGTCGTGAAAGTAAAAGCTCGCTATGATGAAAAGGAACAGGAGCTTACACCGGAACAAATGCGTGAGTTCGAGAAAGTTATCGTTCTTCGTGCGGTGGACAGCAAGTGGATGGATCATATCGATGCTATGGATCAGTTGCGTCAAGGTATTCACTTGCGTGCATACGGTCAGATTGATCCGCTTCGTGAGTATCAATTCGAAGGTTTTGCGATGTTTGAAACGATGATTGCTTCTATCGAAGAAGATGTAGCGAAGTATGTCATGAAGGCACAAATCCGCAACAACCTGCAACGTGAAGAAGTGGCAAAAGGCCAAGCGGTTGTTCCTAAAGAGAGCGGCGGAGAGCCTCCAAAGAAAAAACCAGTAAAAAAAGTAATGGACGTTGGCCGTAATGATGCTTGCATCTGCGGAAGCGGAAAGAAATATAAAAACTGCTGCGGAAAAAACTAA
- the prfB gene encoding peptide chain release factor 2 (programmed frameshift), with amino-acid sequence MELVEIRHELEKMAKRLVEFRGSLDLEAKERRIAELDNEMSNPEFWNNQNAAQVVINEANALKEPVGQFHELSENYENLQLTYELVKEEPDAELQAELGSEVKTVAEDFNKFELQLLLSGEHDKNNAILELHPGAGGTESQDWGSLLLRMYTRWAERKGFKVETLDYLPGDEAGIKSVTLLIKGHNAYGYLKAEKGVHRLVRISPFDSSGRRHTSFVSCEVMPEFDDNIEIDIRTEDLKIDTYRASGAGGQHINTTDSAVRITHIPTNVVVTCQTERSQIKNRERAMKMLQAKLYQKKLDEQQAELDEIRGEQKEIGWGSQIRSYVFHPYSMVKDHRTNTEVGNTQAVMDGDLDPFIDAYLRSKL; translated from the exons ATGGAATTAGTAGAAATTCGTCACGAGTTAGAAAAGATGGCTAAGCGATTAGTCGAGTTTAGGGGGTCTCTT GACTTAGAGGCCAAAGAACGTCGTATTGCCGAGCTTGATAATGAGATGTCCAACCCGGAATTCTGGAACAACCAGAATGCAGCGCAGGTCGTCATCAACGAAGCGAACGCTTTGAAAGAGCCTGTAGGACAGTTTCATGAGTTGAGTGAGAACTATGAAAACCTGCAGCTGACATATGAATTGGTAAAAGAAGAGCCAGATGCGGAGCTGCAAGCAGAGCTAGGCAGTGAAGTGAAAACAGTAGCAGAGGATTTCAACAAGTTTGAACTTCAATTATTGTTGAGCGGTGAGCATGACAAGAACAATGCGATTCTTGAGCTGCATCCTGGTGCTGGCGGTACGGAGTCACAGGATTGGGGTTCCTTGCTGTTGCGTATGTACACTCGTTGGGCTGAACGTAAAGGCTTTAAAGTGGAGACGCTTGATTATCTGCCAGGAGACGAAGCGGGAATCAAGAGTGTGACATTATTGATTAAAGGTCACAATGCTTATGGTTATTTGAAGGCGGAAAAAGGGGTACACCGTCTTGTGCGTATATCTCCGTTCGATTCATCTGGCCGCCGTCACACAAGCTTTGTTTCTTGTGAGGTTATGCCGGAGTTTGACGATAACATTGAGATCGATATTCGTACGGAGGATCTGAAAATTGATACGTACCGTGCAAGTGGAGCGGGTGGACAGCATATCAATACGACCGATTCCGCGGTTCGTATAACGCATATCCCGACCAATGTGGTTGTAACATGTCAAACAGAGCGTTCCCAGATTAAAAACCGTGAGCGCGCGATGAAAATGTTGCAAGCTAAGCTTTATCAAAAGAAGCTGGATGAGCAGCAGGCGGAACTGGATGAGATCCGCGGCGAGCAGAAGGAAATCGGCTGGGGTTCCCAGATCCGTTCCTATGTGTTCCATCCTTACTCCATGGTAAAAGACCACCGTACAAACACGGAGGTCGGCAATACACAAGCAGTTATGGACGGCGATTTGGATCCGTTTATTGATGCTTATTTAAGATCGAAACTTTAA